From a single Pirellulales bacterium genomic region:
- a CDS encoding pyridoxal-phosphate dependent enzyme, whose product MQLPDLNVIRAAAQRIAPFAHRTPVLTSRYFNQRTGSDVFFKCENFQRVGAFKFRGATNAVQSLGDDEARRGVVTHSSGNHAQALALAARQRGIPATIVMPRGAPAVKRNAVADYGAEIVECEPTQAARESAAEEIVARTGANFIHPYEDPCVVAGAATASLELIEEVPRLDVVVTPVGGGGLASGTCLAVSELLPQAKIIGAEPALADDARRSLAAGHIVAEPIGPTIADGLRTSLGPLTFSILSRHLREILTVDEAEIVQAMKLVWERMKIVIEPSSAVPVAALLKYSDRFRGRRVGVILSGGNVDLDCLPWTIR is encoded by the coding sequence ATGCAACTGCCCGACCTCAACGTCATCCGCGCCGCCGCCCAGCGCATCGCCCCCTTCGCGCATCGCACGCCCGTCCTCACGTCACGCTATTTCAACCAGCGCACGGGCAGCGACGTCTTCTTCAAGTGCGAAAACTTCCAGCGCGTCGGCGCCTTCAAGTTCCGCGGGGCGACGAATGCCGTGCAATCGCTCGGCGACGATGAGGCCCGACGCGGAGTCGTCACGCACTCTTCGGGCAACCACGCCCAGGCCCTGGCGCTGGCTGCCCGCCAGCGCGGCATCCCCGCCACGATCGTCATGCCGCGCGGCGCCCCGGCCGTGAAGCGCAACGCCGTGGCGGACTACGGCGCCGAGATCGTCGAGTGCGAGCCGACTCAGGCCGCCCGCGAATCAGCCGCCGAGGAGATCGTCGCCCGCACCGGGGCCAACTTCATCCACCCCTACGAAGACCCATGCGTCGTGGCGGGCGCCGCCACCGCCTCGCTCGAACTGATCGAAGAAGTGCCGCGGCTCGATGTCGTAGTCACCCCGGTCGGCGGCGGTGGACTCGCCAGCGGCACCTGCCTGGCCGTCTCGGAGCTTTTACCCCAAGCCAAGATCATCGGCGCCGAGCCGGCCCTGGCCGACGACGCTCGGCGCTCGCTCGCCGCCGGTCACATCGTCGCCGAGCCAATCGGCCCCACGATCGCCGACGGGCTGCGCACCTCGCTCGGCCCGCTGACCTTCTCGATCCTCAGCCGGCACCTCCGCGAGATCCTGACGGTCGACGAGGCCGAAATCGTCCAGGCGATGAAGCTCGTCTGGGAGCGGATGAAAATCGTCATCGAGCCATCCTCGGCTGTGCCCGTGGCCGCCCTATTGAAATACTCCGACCGCTTTCGGGGCCGCCGCGTCGGGGTCATCCTCAGCGGCGGCAACGTCGATCTCGACTGCCTGCCCTGGACGATTCGTTGA